A genome region from Dickeya chrysanthemi NCPPB 402 includes the following:
- the nth gene encoding endonuclease III, with protein MNKAKRIAILSRLRDNNPHPTTELKFNSPFELLISVLLSAQATDVSVNKATEKLYPVANTPQAMLALGVDGVKSYIKTIGLFNGKAENIIKTCRILLDKHQGQVPEDRAALEALPGVGRKTANVVLNTAFGWPTIAVDTHIFRVCNRTHFAPGKNVEQVEEKLLKYVPAEFKVDCHHWLILHGRYTCIARKPRCGACLIEDLCEYKEKTDI; from the coding sequence ATGAACAAAGCGAAACGGATTGCCATTCTTAGCCGTTTGCGGGACAACAACCCGCATCCAACTACCGAGCTGAAATTCAACTCGCCTTTTGAATTGCTCATTTCGGTGCTGTTGTCTGCGCAGGCAACCGACGTCAGCGTCAACAAAGCCACGGAAAAACTCTACCCGGTGGCGAATACGCCGCAGGCGATGTTGGCGTTAGGCGTGGATGGCGTGAAATCGTATATCAAAACCATTGGGCTTTTTAACGGCAAGGCCGAAAACATCATCAAAACCTGCCGTATCTTGCTGGATAAACATCAGGGGCAGGTGCCTGAAGATCGCGCCGCGCTGGAAGCCTTGCCCGGCGTGGGGCGAAAAACCGCCAATGTGGTACTGAACACGGCGTTCGGCTGGCCCACCATTGCAGTAGACACCCATATTTTTCGCGTTTGCAATCGTACTCACTTTGCGCCGGGAAAAAACGTTGAACAGGTAGAAGAGAAATTACTGAAATATGTCCCGGCGGAATTCAAGGTCGACTGTCACCACTGGCTGATTCTTCACGGCCGTTATACCTGCATCGCCCGTAAACCACGTTGCGGCGCCTGTCTGATAGAAGACTTGTGCGAATATAAAGAAAAAACGGATATCTGA
- a CDS encoding electron transport complex subunit E — protein sequence MNQMKELARQGLWKNNSALVQLLGLCPLLAVSSTATNAIGLGLATTLVLVCTNIAVSALRRWVPGEIRIPIYVMLIASVVTIVQMLINAYAYGLYQSLGIFIPLIVTNCIVIGRAEAFASKNTVVLSALDGLFMGLGATSALFVLGAMREILGNGTLFDGADLLLGSWARLLRVEVVHMDSPFLLMILPPGAFIGLGMMLAVKYVIDERRKQRQARAVRSASLGSHTLAE from the coding sequence ATGAACCAGATGAAGGAATTGGCCCGGCAGGGGTTGTGGAAAAATAACTCCGCCCTGGTACAGCTATTAGGGCTTTGCCCGTTGCTGGCCGTCTCGTCGACCGCTACTAACGCCATCGGGCTGGGGCTCGCCACCACACTGGTGCTGGTATGCACGAACATTGCCGTTTCCGCGTTGCGCCGCTGGGTGCCGGGTGAAATTCGCATTCCCATTTACGTCATGCTGATTGCATCTGTGGTTACCATCGTGCAAATGTTGATCAATGCGTATGCCTATGGGTTGTATCAGTCGCTGGGGATTTTTATCCCGCTGATCGTCACCAACTGTATCGTGATTGGGCGCGCAGAAGCTTTCGCGTCAAAAAATACGGTCGTATTATCGGCGCTGGACGGGCTATTTATGGGGCTGGGCGCCACCAGTGCATTATTTGTGTTGGGCGCGATGCGGGAAATTCTCGGCAACGGCACCCTGTTTGACGGCGCGGACCTGTTGCTGGGCAGTTGGGCACGGTTGCTGCGGGTTGAAGTGGTGCACATGGATTCGCCATTCCTGCTGATGATTCTGCCGCCTGGCGCGTTTATCGGCTTGGGGATGATGCTGGCCGTTAAATACGTTATCGATGAAAGACGTAAACAGCGCCAGGCCCGTGCGGTACGGTCGGCGTCCCTGGGTTCACATACGCTAGCGGAATAA
- the rsxG gene encoding electron transport complex subunit RsxG codes for MLTTMRRHATTLALFAACTTGLTALVNSLTEKTISQQVIAQQRTLLDQVLPADRYNNDLLSECYLVTDPTLGSTSPHRVYIARRDGAPVAAALESTAPDGYSGAIHLLIGADFHGTVLGTRVTEHHETPGLGDKIDIRVSDWITGFTGQSITSPQDSRWAVKKDGGQFDQFTGATITPRAVVNAVKRSTLFLQTLPPRLPSLTPCGDKP; via the coding sequence CTGCTGACCACCATGCGTCGCCATGCGACTACGCTGGCCCTGTTTGCCGCCTGCACCACCGGGTTGACGGCGTTGGTCAATTCTCTGACCGAAAAAACCATTTCACAGCAGGTCATTGCTCAACAACGCACTCTGCTCGATCAGGTCCTTCCTGCCGATCGTTATAACAATGACTTGCTCAGCGAATGCTATCTGGTCACGGACCCGACATTGGGTTCTACTTCGCCGCACCGTGTTTATATCGCCCGGCGCGACGGCGCGCCCGTTGCCGCCGCGCTGGAAAGCACGGCGCCAGACGGTTACTCCGGTGCCATCCATCTGCTGATCGGCGCCGATTTCCATGGTACTGTGCTCGGCACACGCGTCACTGAACACCATGAAACGCCGGGGCTGGGAGACAAGATCGATATTCGCGTTTCCGACTGGATAACAGGTTTTACCGGCCAGTCGATAACGTCACCGCAAGATAGCCGCTGGGCGGTGAAAAAAGACGGGGGACAATTCGACCAATTTACCGGTGCCACTATCACCCCGCGAGCCGTTGTGAATGCAGTGAAGCGCAGCACGTTGTTTTTGCAAACCTTACCGCCGCGCCTGCCTAGCCTGACGCCATGTGGAGACAAACCATGA
- the rsxD gene encoding electron transport complex subunit RsxD, translating into MAFRIAPSPFTHNRQSTRAIMRWVLIACVPGIAAQAWFFGYGNLIQLALASVTALFTEAAILLLRKRPVIDTLQDNSALLTAVLLAISLPPFTPWWMVVLGTTFAIIIAKQLYGGLGQNPFNPAMIGYVVLLISFPVQMTSWLPPDGLQAAPVGFDDALAAIFTGHGTAGQTIQQLIQGVDGVSQATPLDAFKTGLRSGHQPDTLLHQPLLGGVLGGLGWQWINLAFLAGGLFMLLLRIIHWQIPFSFLLALSLCALAGWHLHPDVSAPPLLHLFSGATMLGAFFIATDPVTASTTPRGRLIFGALIGILVWTIRTYGGYPDGVAFAVLLANITVPLIDYFTKPRVYGHR; encoded by the coding sequence ATGGCTTTCAGAATCGCACCCTCACCCTTTACCCATAACCGCCAGTCCACCCGCGCGATTATGCGTTGGGTCTTGATCGCCTGTGTGCCGGGTATCGCGGCGCAAGCCTGGTTTTTCGGTTACGGCAACCTGATTCAGCTGGCACTGGCCAGCGTTACCGCGCTCTTTACTGAAGCGGCAATATTGCTATTGCGAAAACGCCCGGTCATCGACACGCTACAGGATAACTCCGCATTACTGACGGCGGTACTATTGGCCATCAGCCTGCCGCCGTTTACGCCCTGGTGGATGGTCGTACTGGGCACCACCTTCGCCATTATCATCGCTAAGCAGTTGTATGGTGGACTGGGTCAAAACCCGTTCAACCCGGCCATGATCGGCTATGTGGTGTTGCTGATATCCTTTCCGGTACAGATGACCAGTTGGTTGCCGCCGGACGGGCTACAGGCCGCGCCGGTCGGGTTCGACGATGCGCTGGCGGCAATATTCACCGGGCACGGAACGGCAGGTCAGACTATCCAGCAACTGATTCAGGGTGTGGATGGCGTCAGCCAGGCCACACCGCTAGATGCCTTCAAAACCGGGTTACGCAGCGGCCATCAACCCGATACGTTGCTGCATCAGCCATTATTGGGTGGCGTATTGGGCGGGCTGGGCTGGCAATGGATTAATCTGGCATTTCTGGCCGGCGGCCTGTTTATGCTGTTACTGCGGATAATCCACTGGCAGATTCCGTTTAGCTTTCTGCTCGCCTTGTCCTTGTGCGCACTGGCGGGTTGGCATCTGCACCCCGACGTTAGCGCCCCGCCGTTGCTGCATCTGTTTTCCGGCGCCACCATGCTGGGTGCGTTCTTCATTGCCACCGACCCGGTAACGGCCTCCACGACCCCCAGAGGCCGACTGATTTTCGGTGCGTTAATCGGCATACTGGTATGGACGATTCGGACCTACGGCGGTTATCCCGATGGCGTCGCCTTTGCTGTGTTGCTGGCCAACATTACCGTGCCGTTGATTGATTACTTCACTAAACCGCGCGTTTATGGCCATCGCTAA
- the rsxC gene encoding electron transport complex subunit RsxC — protein sequence MFKLFAAFRKDRIWDFSGGIHPPEMKTQSSQVPLRQAPMPDYLIIPLKQHLGPEGDLCVNVGDRVLRGQPLTRGFGRMLPVHAPTSGTVHAIRQHMSNHPSGLTELSVIIIPDGQDRWCERHPLVDYRQATPAELVDKLHQAGIAGLGGAGFPTAAKLQGGLRGIETLIINAAECEPYITADDRLMQECAREIAQGIDILDYLLQPQRILLGIEDNKPEAIAALRVALVDYPRIQMRVIPTKYPSGGAKQLTRILTGKEVPFGKHSSAIGVLMQNVGTAYAIKRAVIDGEPLTERVVTLTGDALRQPGNVWARLGTSVRHLLRHAGYHVTNTQPMVIMGGPLMGFTLPALDVPIIKTSNCILAPARDEIQAQGEEQGCIRCGKCADACPAGLLPQQLYWFSRGQEHEKARQHHLFDCIECGACAYVCPSNIPLVQYYRQEKAEIQALDLESRKAAEAKARFDARQARLAKEKQAREQRHKQAAASVAVTDKNAVMAALERVRNKQTSAVQLDIRIEPGQQPDNSAVIAAREARKAQARLLQAEKALNAPENDGPKAAVAAAIARAQAKQAEAQQLSVVAETPSNDTADPRKAAIAAAIARVKARKAAQHSDDENVTASPETTASTTVVEPPQSSPSAAPHEAPQNEQIDPRKAAIA from the coding sequence ATGTTTAAGCTGTTCGCCGCCTTCAGAAAAGACAGAATCTGGGATTTTTCGGGTGGAATTCATCCCCCGGAAATGAAAACCCAATCCAGTCAGGTGCCGCTGCGTCAGGCACCTATGCCTGACTATTTGATTATCCCGCTTAAGCAGCATCTCGGGCCGGAAGGCGATTTGTGCGTCAACGTCGGCGACCGGGTGTTACGCGGGCAGCCGCTGACGCGGGGTTTCGGCAGAATGTTGCCGGTGCACGCACCGACATCCGGCACCGTCCATGCCATTCGTCAGCACATGAGTAACCACCCTTCCGGACTGACCGAGCTTAGCGTCATCATCATTCCCGACGGCCAGGACCGTTGGTGCGAACGCCATCCTCTTGTCGACTACCGGCAAGCAACGCCCGCCGAATTAGTTGACAAGTTGCATCAGGCCGGCATCGCCGGATTGGGCGGCGCCGGTTTTCCCACCGCCGCCAAACTGCAGGGCGGTTTACGCGGCATCGAAACCCTGATCATCAACGCCGCCGAGTGTGAACCTTATATCACCGCCGACGACAGGCTGATGCAGGAGTGCGCCCGGGAAATCGCCCAAGGGATTGATATCCTTGATTACCTGCTACAGCCGCAACGCATTCTGCTGGGTATCGAAGACAATAAACCGGAAGCCATTGCCGCGCTGCGTGTGGCGCTGGTGGATTATCCGCGCATTCAAATGCGTGTCATCCCCACCAAGTACCCGTCTGGCGGCGCCAAGCAGCTCACCCGTATTTTGACCGGCAAAGAGGTGCCGTTCGGCAAACACTCATCGGCTATCGGCGTACTCATGCAAAACGTCGGTACCGCGTACGCCATCAAACGCGCCGTTATTGACGGCGAACCACTGACTGAACGCGTCGTCACCCTCACCGGTGATGCGTTACGCCAGCCGGGCAACGTCTGGGCACGGCTGGGGACGTCCGTACGTCACCTGTTACGTCATGCCGGTTATCACGTCACGAACACACAACCGATGGTGATCATGGGCGGGCCATTGATGGGGTTCACCCTGCCGGCACTGGACGTTCCCATCATTAAAACCAGTAACTGCATTCTGGCTCCCGCCCGTGATGAGATTCAGGCGCAGGGAGAAGAACAAGGCTGTATTCGTTGCGGGAAATGCGCCGACGCCTGTCCAGCCGGGCTGTTACCGCAACAACTCTATTGGTTTAGCCGGGGGCAAGAGCACGAGAAAGCACGTCAGCATCATCTGTTTGATTGCATCGAGTGCGGCGCTTGTGCGTACGTGTGCCCCAGCAATATTCCACTGGTGCAGTATTACCGTCAGGAAAAAGCGGAGATCCAGGCGCTGGATCTGGAATCTCGCAAAGCGGCGGAAGCCAAGGCGCGTTTCGATGCCCGTCAGGCACGGTTGGCAAAAGAAAAACAGGCGCGAGAACAACGTCACAAACAGGCTGCCGCCAGCGTCGCAGTCACCGATAAAAATGCGGTCATGGCGGCGCTGGAAAGGGTGCGGAATAAACAAACCTCGGCCGTTCAGCTCGATATTCGCATTGAACCCGGCCAGCAGCCGGATAACAGCGCGGTAATCGCCGCCCGCGAGGCCCGCAAAGCGCAGGCCCGCCTGCTTCAGGCTGAAAAAGCGTTGAACGCACCGGAAAATGATGGACCGAAAGCGGCCGTCGCGGCCGCAATTGCCCGCGCTCAGGCCAAACAGGCCGAGGCTCAGCAGCTGTCCGTGGTTGCCGAAACGCCGTCCAACGACACCGCAGATCCACGCAAAGCCGCTATTGCCGCCGCTATCGCCCGGGTCAAAGCGCGTAAGGCAGCACAGCATAGCGACGATGAAAACGTGACGGCGTCACCGGAAACAACAGCCTCGACGACAGTGGTCGAGCCGCCGCAAAGCAGCCCCTCTGCCGCACCGCATGAGGCACCTCAGAACGAACAAATCGACCCGCGCAAAGCCGCTATTGC
- the rsxB gene encoding electron transport complex subunit RsxB, translating into MTTIWIAIAALSALALVSGLVLGFASRRFRVEADPVVEQLEAMLPQSQCGQCGYPGCRPYAEAIALNGEQINKCVPGGEPLMIKLAERLNIEPQPLDAGTPQKPEPQVAWIDEENCIGCTKCIQACPVDAIIGSTRAVHTVIRDLCTGCNLCVAPCPTDCIELRPLAPTTTNWKWNLDAIPVRVIQAENRVIENHV; encoded by the coding sequence ATGACCACCATCTGGATAGCCATTGCAGCGCTCAGCGCTCTGGCCTTAGTCTCCGGCCTGGTATTGGGGTTTGCCTCCCGGCGCTTCAGGGTAGAGGCGGACCCCGTCGTGGAACAGTTGGAAGCCATGCTGCCGCAAAGCCAATGCGGTCAGTGCGGCTACCCCGGTTGTCGGCCTTATGCCGAAGCGATTGCGCTCAATGGCGAGCAAATCAATAAATGCGTACCGGGCGGCGAACCGCTGATGATCAAGCTGGCGGAACGCCTGAATATCGAACCGCAACCGCTTGACGCCGGAACACCGCAAAAACCGGAACCGCAAGTCGCCTGGATTGACGAGGAAAATTGCATCGGTTGTACCAAATGCATTCAGGCCTGCCCGGTAGACGCGATTATCGGCTCCACCCGCGCCGTTCATACCGTCATCCGCGATCTGTGCACCGGCTGCAACCTGTGCGTGGCGCCCTGCCCGACGGATTGTATTGAATTAAGACCTTTAGCCCCGACGACCACCAACTGGAAATGGAACCTTGATGCCATTCCGGTACGCGTCATCCAGGCGGAAAATCGTGTGATCGAAAATCATGTTTAA
- the rsxA gene encoding electron transport complex subunit RsxA, protein MSEYVLLFVGTILVNNFVLVKFLGLCPFMGVSKKLEAAIGMGFATTFVMTLGSVFSWLVNTYVLLPLNLLYLRTLAFILVFAVVVQFTELAVRKTSPALYRLLGIFLPLITTNCAVLGVALLSVNQSHNFLQSTLYGFSAAVGFSLVLVLFAALRERLAVADVPAPFRGSSIALVTAGLMSLAFMGFTGLVKL, encoded by the coding sequence ATGAGCGAATATGTCTTACTGTTTGTTGGCACGATTCTGGTCAACAACTTTGTACTGGTAAAATTCCTGGGGCTATGCCCGTTTATGGGCGTGTCCAAAAAGCTGGAAGCCGCCATCGGCATGGGGTTTGCCACCACATTTGTGATGACGCTGGGGTCGGTATTCTCCTGGCTGGTCAACACCTATGTGCTGCTGCCGTTAAACCTGCTCTACCTGCGTACGCTGGCCTTCATTCTGGTTTTTGCCGTCGTGGTACAGTTCACTGAACTGGCGGTGCGCAAAACCAGCCCGGCGCTCTACCGCTTATTGGGTATCTTCCTGCCGCTAATCACCACCAACTGTGCCGTGCTTGGCGTAGCCTTGCTGAGCGTGAATCAATCGCACAATTTTCTGCAATCGACCCTGTATGGTTTCAGCGCCGCCGTCGGTTTTTCGCTGGTGCTGGTATTGTTTGCCGCATTGCGTGAGCGTCTTGCGGTGGCTGATGTACCGGCACCATTTCGGGGGTCGTCTATCGCCCTGGTGACGGCCGGGCTGATGTCGCTGGCCTTTATGGGCTTTACCGGTTTGGTGAAACTGTGA
- the ydgT gene encoding transcription modulator YdgT: MSVYEYLLKFRKVNSLESLEKLFDHLNYSLTDDHDIINMYRAADHRRAELASGGKLFDIGQVPKSVWHFVV, from the coding sequence ATGAGCGTTTACGAATATTTGTTAAAATTCAGAAAAGTTAATTCACTAGAAAGTCTTGAGAAATTATTTGATCACCTTAATTATTCTCTGACTGACGATCACGATATTATCAATATGTATCGTGCAGCCGATCATCGCCGCGCTGAATTAGCGTCCGGTGGAAAATTGTTCGATATTGGGCAAGTCCCGAAATCAGTCTGGCATTTTGTTGTCTGA
- a CDS encoding polysaccharide lyase family protein yields MQGRTYLIAASILCSSLAQAASSSDVSMALSGMKAQIDNGLVSVAIGSDGSIGTLSNGSQNLIDKANSQVNALGKSSTGYLDYYSGSFLKFKPQQISVIENSKDIVHVAYIDNETSTLSLEYHFIVRRGVSGIYSYAVARNDTSSNLTVSELRGVYRFNPFLLDHISNGIRTTKPYLYSQLNNFEKIQDETWKLPDGSYYSKYDFAGYMRKTPVWGVYGNNIGAWIIPGSTEYMSGDDTKQDLMVHQDGLAIMYMTGSHFGTPDLIAPPGWQKLYGPWLLYVNTGSDDQMYRDALTRSQQEIADWPYKWVNDSRFPLDRASVSGSINTTQPLNVTLSSPLNEASDVQTLGYAFTTNTDNQGNFRFDKVRKGKYTLTVYANGGNRPGVLYSDVVNVTGATQIPAIQLSEAAPVVWSIGKSDRLASEFRFGDQLRNYHWQNDVPANLTYTVGQSSPAQDWYYAQTNPGSWNVNYVDRADGSGRVLNVAFAAASNRGMTNPTTPSLSVSVNGTKVKDIQYDNDKALYRGAMNSGKYHYERMTIDGGLLRDGNNTITFTLNGGTFMYDAVTLTK; encoded by the coding sequence ATGCAAGGTAGAACATATCTTATTGCAGCCAGCATACTCTGTTCTTCGCTGGCGCAGGCGGCATCATCGTCTGACGTCAGTATGGCGCTCTCAGGCATGAAAGCGCAAATTGATAATGGGTTGGTTTCTGTTGCTATCGGCAGTGATGGCAGCATTGGTACGCTGTCAAACGGTAGCCAGAATCTGATCGATAAAGCCAATAGCCAGGTTAATGCGCTCGGCAAAAGCAGTACCGGCTATCTGGATTATTATTCAGGCTCATTTTTGAAGTTTAAACCACAGCAGATTTCTGTTATCGAGAACAGTAAAGATATTGTGCATGTTGCTTATATCGATAATGAAACCAGCACACTGAGCCTGGAATATCATTTCATTGTGCGGCGTGGCGTCAGTGGGATTTACAGCTACGCGGTAGCGCGTAATGATACCTCATCTAATCTCACGGTCAGTGAATTACGTGGCGTATACCGGTTTAACCCCTTCCTGCTCGATCATATCTCCAACGGTATTCGCACCACGAAACCCTATCTTTATTCCCAGCTCAATAACTTTGAAAAAATCCAGGATGAGACCTGGAAATTGCCGGACGGCAGCTATTACTCCAAATACGATTTCGCCGGTTATATGCGTAAAACACCGGTGTGGGGCGTATACGGCAATAATATCGGTGCGTGGATTATTCCAGGCAGTACCGAGTATATGTCCGGCGATGACACCAAACAGGATTTGATGGTGCATCAGGATGGCCTGGCGATCATGTATATGACCGGTTCGCATTTCGGTACACCGGATCTGATAGCGCCTCCGGGCTGGCAGAAACTGTATGGCCCCTGGTTGTTGTATGTCAATACGGGCTCGGATGACCAGATGTATCGCGATGCGCTGACGCGTAGCCAGCAGGAAATCGCCGACTGGCCTTATAAGTGGGTCAATGACAGCCGCTTCCCGCTGGATCGCGCCAGTGTTTCCGGCAGTATCAATACGACGCAACCACTAAACGTGACGCTATCGTCCCCGTTGAATGAAGCGTCGGATGTACAGACGTTGGGTTATGCCTTTACCACCAATACCGATAATCAGGGTAATTTCCGCTTTGATAAAGTGCGCAAAGGCAAATATACCCTGACGGTTTACGCCAACGGCGGTAACCGACCGGGTGTGCTCTACAGCGACGTAGTGAATGTAACCGGCGCAACGCAGATACCGGCGATTCAACTGTCTGAGGCCGCTCCGGTGGTGTGGTCTATTGGTAAGAGCGACCGGTTGGCGTCCGAATTCCGTTTTGGCGATCAATTGCGTAATTATCACTGGCAGAATGATGTACCGGCCAATCTGACGTATACCGTTGGTCAGTCGAGCCCGGCGCAAGACTGGTATTACGCCCAGACCAACCCCGGCAGTTGGAATGTGAACTATGTCGACCGTGCCGACGGCAGCGGCAGGGTGCTGAACGTGGCGTTTGCCGCCGCCAGCAACCGCGGGATGACCAATCCGACGACGCCTTCGTTGTCGGTGTCGGTGAACGGCACCAAAGTGAAAGACATTCAGTATGACAATGACAAGGCGTTATACCGTGGGGCAATGAACAGCGGTAAATATCACTACGAGCGAATGACTATCGATGGTGGTTTGCTGCGCGATGGCAATAACACCATTACCTTCACGCTCAATGGCGGTACTTTCATGTACGATGCCGTGACATTAACGAAATAG
- the araA gene encoding L-arabinose isomerase has protein sequence MEQFKPLEVWFVIGSQHLYGPEALRQVKENAEKVVNGLNRDANLPVRLVLKPLVKTPDEITALCRDANYQDNCIGLLAWLHTFSPAKMWIGGLSILNKPLLQFHTQFNADIPWDSMDMDFMNLNQTAHGGREFGFIGARMRQAHQVVVGHWQDRNAHERIAKWMRVAAALQESRQLKVARFGDNMREVAVTEGDKVGAQIQFGYAVSAWGLGDLVGVVDDVGQGDIDALIEEYEATYTLSDAVKLHGPKRQNLLDAARIEIGLKRFLDQGGFRAFTTNFENLYGLKQLPGIAVQRLMQQGYGFGAEGDWKTAALLRVMKVMAQGLPGGTSFMEDYTYHFAPGNNLVLGAHMLEVCPSIASEAKPLLDAQYLGIGGKADPVRLIFSAPAGSALNVSMIDLGDRFRLLVNQVDAVAQPHPLPKLPVARALWQAQPSLETAAEAWILAGGAHHTVFTQSLDLDYLRLYADLHNIELTVIDQHTTLPAFKDGLRWNDLYYKLCGHRA, from the coding sequence ATGGAACAATTTAAGCCGCTCGAAGTCTGGTTTGTGATTGGCAGTCAGCATCTGTATGGCCCGGAAGCGCTGCGTCAGGTAAAAGAGAACGCCGAAAAAGTCGTGAATGGCCTGAACCGCGACGCCAACCTGCCAGTGCGGCTGGTACTCAAACCGCTGGTCAAAACGCCGGATGAAATTACCGCGTTGTGCCGCGACGCCAACTATCAGGATAACTGCATCGGGCTGCTGGCCTGGCTGCATACCTTCTCACCGGCCAAAATGTGGATTGGTGGCCTGAGTATCCTGAATAAACCGCTGTTGCAGTTCCATACCCAGTTCAACGCCGATATCCCGTGGGACAGCATGGATATGGATTTTATGAACCTGAACCAAACCGCCCACGGCGGACGCGAGTTCGGTTTTATCGGCGCGCGTATGCGTCAGGCGCACCAAGTGGTGGTCGGTCACTGGCAGGATCGCAACGCCCATGAACGCATCGCCAAATGGATGCGGGTCGCAGCGGCGTTGCAGGAAAGCCGCCAGCTTAAAGTGGCGCGTTTTGGCGATAATATGCGGGAAGTGGCGGTCACCGAAGGCGATAAAGTCGGTGCGCAAATCCAGTTTGGTTACGCCGTCAGCGCCTGGGGGCTGGGCGATCTGGTCGGCGTGGTGGATGATGTCGGTCAGGGCGACATTGACGCGCTGATTGAAGAATATGAAGCGACCTACACCTTAAGCGATGCCGTCAAACTGCACGGCCCTAAACGGCAGAATCTGCTGGATGCGGCGCGCATCGAAATCGGCCTGAAACGCTTTCTCGATCAGGGCGGTTTTAGAGCCTTCACCACCAATTTTGAAAACCTCTACGGCCTCAAGCAACTGCCCGGCATCGCGGTACAACGACTGATGCAACAAGGGTATGGCTTTGGCGCCGAAGGCGACTGGAAAACCGCCGCGCTGTTGCGCGTGATGAAAGTGATGGCGCAGGGATTGCCCGGCGGCACCTCCTTTATGGAGGATTACACCTACCATTTCGCACCCGGCAACAATCTGGTATTGGGCGCGCACATGCTGGAAGTGTGCCCGAGTATCGCCAGCGAGGCCAAACCGCTGCTGGATGCGCAATACCTTGGGATCGGCGGCAAAGCGGATCCGGTACGGTTGATCTTCTCCGCCCCGGCCGGATCGGCGCTGAACGTCAGCATGATCGATCTGGGCGATCGTTTCCGTCTACTGGTCAATCAGGTCGATGCCGTCGCTCAGCCGCATCCGTTGCCGAAGCTGCCGGTCGCCCGCGCGCTCTGGCAAGCGCAGCCGTCGCTGGAAACCGCCGCCGAAGCCTGGATTCTGGCCGGCGGTGCCCACCATACCGTGTTTACGCAGTCGCTGGATCTCGATTACCTGCGGTTGTACGCCGACTTGCACAACATCGAGTTGACGGTAATTGATCAGCACACCACCCTACCGGCCTTCAAAGATGGGCTGCGCTGGAACGATCTGTATTACAAGCTGTGCGGACACCGGGCATAA